In a genomic window of Anomalospiza imberbis isolate Cuckoo-Finch-1a 21T00152 chromosome 5, ASM3175350v1, whole genome shotgun sequence:
- the LOC137473825 gene encoding hyaluronidase PH-20-like isoform X1 — protein METVRKMQSFGICVTCTYPVASGVVFATLLVSCCSSLNIRARPLVSNSPFLSIWNAPTELCTERTGVQLDMNFFPLIGSTLKTSIGQNITLFYPDRLGYYPYKNEVTGEAFNGGLPQLSLLENHLKKAKEDIQFYIPSDEQLGLAVIDWENWRPVWIRNWGSKDIYRQESIELVQQRDLSLSEAESRTIAKMEFEFAAKSFMLETLKLGIEMKPNRLWGYYLYPDCYNYDYKHNPHNYTGACLDIEIERNNELNWLWEKSTALYPSVYLETALKSSRNAQFFVRNRVQEAIRTSYVSNSSHPLPVFVYTRPVFTDVYEEYLSEDDLVNTIGESAALGASGIVIWGDMNLTQNKNTCRTLDNYLRRTLTPYLINVTMAARICSQVLCQDSGACARKKWNSSDYLHLNPENIAIQMTKDGKYTLQGQPSYQDLQTFIEKFDCHCYAGHSCEPRADINDIHYLHACISEDICIQISSNSLSNIEASEEKILSNRTAFSFTSESKATLSTHPEVEDFQSTFGNNILNITTAEYNTVTAASSYDLEENDTRTFSSSSSYKIRMFNLFHLVLLLRTLIQMIHETENILFPDYI, from the exons ATGGAAACTGTAAGAAAAATGCAAAGTTTTGGCATCTGTGTTACCTGTACATATCCTGTAGCATCTGGTGTGGTGTTTGCCACTCTTCTAGTTTCTTGCTGCTCATCTCTGAATATAAGAGCTCGTCCACTTGTTTCTAATTCACCTTTCCTTTCTATCTGGAATGCTCCTACAGAACTTTGTACTGAAAGGACTGGAGTGCAGCTAGacatgaatttttttcctctaattgGAAGCACACTAAAGACATCCATTGGGCAAAACATCACTCTCTTCTATCCAGACAGGCTTGGCTACTACCCTTACAAAAATGAAGTCACAGGAGAGGCATTCAATGGAGGACTCCCTCAACTCTCACTGCTGGAGAatcatttaaaaaaagccaaagagGACATCCAGTTCTACATTCCTTCAGATGAACAGCTTGGATTGGCTGTCATTGACTGGGAAAACTGGAGACCTGTGTGGATAAGGAACTGGGGATCAAAAGATATTTACAGACAGGAATCCATTGAGCTAGTTCAGCAGAGAGACCTCAGTCTATCCGAAGCCGAATCCAGAACTATAGCTAAAATGGAATTTGAATTTGCAGCAAaatcatttatgttggaaacTTTGAAGCTGGGCATAGAAATGAAACCAAATCGCCTGTGGGGATATTACCTTTATCCAGACTGTTATAACTATGATTACAAACACAACCCACACAATTATACAGGAGCCTGTTTAGATAttgaaatagaaagaaataatgAGCTTAACTGGTTGTGGGAGAAAAGCACAGCACTTTATCCATCTGTCTATCTAGAGACAGCCTTAAAATCTTCCAGAAATGCTCAATTCTTTGTTCGcaacagagttcaagaagccaTTAGAACTTCCTATGTCTCTAACTCTAGTCATCCCCTTCCAGTTTTTGTATATACACGTCCAGTATTCACAGATGTCTATGAGGAATATCTCTCTGAG GATGACCTGGTAAATACCATTGGAGAATCTGCTGCGCTGGGTGCTTCTGGAATTGTGATCTGGGGTGATATGAATTTAACACAAAATAAG AACACCTGTAGAACTCTGGACAACTACCTCAGGAGGACCTTGACCCCATACCTCATCAATGTCACAATGGCAGCCAGAATATGTAGCCAAGTGCTATGCCAAGACTCTGGTGCTTGTGCACGGAAAAAATGGAATTCCAGTGACTATCTTCACTTGAACCCTGAGAATATTGCAATTCAAATGACAAAGGATGGAAAATACACTTTACAAGGGCAGCCATCATATCAGGATCTGCAAACATTCATAGAAAAATTTGATTGCCATTGTTAtgcagggcacagctgtgaaCCTAGAGCTGATATAAATGACATCCATTACCTCCACGCTTGCATTTCAGAAGATATTTGCATTCAGATATCCTCAAATTCACTTTCTAACATAGAAGCCTCTGAAGAAAAGATCCTGTCTAACAGAACTGCATTTTCATTTACCTCTGAGAGTAAGGCGACATTATCTACACATCCTGAAGTAGAAGATTTCCAATCTACCTTTGGAAATAATATACTTAATATAACAACTGCAGAATATAACACTGTTACAGCTGCCAGTAGCTatgatttagaagaaaatgATACTCGTACTTTCAGTAGTTCTTCATCCTATAAGATAAGGATGTTTAATTTGTTTCACTTAGTTCTCCTTTTGAGAACCTTAATACAAATGATCCATGAAACTGAGAATATCCTTTTCCCTGACTATATTTGA
- the LOC137473825 gene encoding hyaluronidase PH-20-like isoform X2, with protein METVRKMQSFGICVTCTYPVASGVVFATLLVSCCSSLNIRARPLVSNSPFLSIWNAPTELCTERTGVQLDMNFFPLIGSTLKTSIGQNITLFYPDRLGYYPYKNEVTGEAFNGGLPQLSLLENHLKKAKEDIQFYIPSDEQLGLAVIDWENWRPVWIRNWGSKDIYRQESIELVQQRDLSLSEAESRTIAKMEFEFAAKSFMLETLKLGIEMKPNRLWGYYLYPDCYNYDYKHNPHNYTGACLDIEIERNNELNWLWEKSTALYPSVYLETALKSSRNAQFFVRNRVQEAIRTSYVSNSSHPLPVFVYTRPVFTDVYEEYLSEDDLVNTIGESAALGASGIVIWGDMNLTQNKNTCRTLDNYLRRTLTPYLINVTMAARICSQVLCQDSGACARKKWNSSDYLHLNPENIAIQMTKDGKYTLQGQPSYQDLQTFIEKFDCHCYAGHSCEPRADINDIHYLHACISEDICIQISSNSLSNIEASEEKILSNRTAFSFTSESCWS; from the exons ATGGAAACTGTAAGAAAAATGCAAAGTTTTGGCATCTGTGTTACCTGTACATATCCTGTAGCATCTGGTGTGGTGTTTGCCACTCTTCTAGTTTCTTGCTGCTCATCTCTGAATATAAGAGCTCGTCCACTTGTTTCTAATTCACCTTTCCTTTCTATCTGGAATGCTCCTACAGAACTTTGTACTGAAAGGACTGGAGTGCAGCTAGacatgaatttttttcctctaattgGAAGCACACTAAAGACATCCATTGGGCAAAACATCACTCTCTTCTATCCAGACAGGCTTGGCTACTACCCTTACAAAAATGAAGTCACAGGAGAGGCATTCAATGGAGGACTCCCTCAACTCTCACTGCTGGAGAatcatttaaaaaaagccaaagagGACATCCAGTTCTACATTCCTTCAGATGAACAGCTTGGATTGGCTGTCATTGACTGGGAAAACTGGAGACCTGTGTGGATAAGGAACTGGGGATCAAAAGATATTTACAGACAGGAATCCATTGAGCTAGTTCAGCAGAGAGACCTCAGTCTATCCGAAGCCGAATCCAGAACTATAGCTAAAATGGAATTTGAATTTGCAGCAAaatcatttatgttggaaacTTTGAAGCTGGGCATAGAAATGAAACCAAATCGCCTGTGGGGATATTACCTTTATCCAGACTGTTATAACTATGATTACAAACACAACCCACACAATTATACAGGAGCCTGTTTAGATAttgaaatagaaagaaataatgAGCTTAACTGGTTGTGGGAGAAAAGCACAGCACTTTATCCATCTGTCTATCTAGAGACAGCCTTAAAATCTTCCAGAAATGCTCAATTCTTTGTTCGcaacagagttcaagaagccaTTAGAACTTCCTATGTCTCTAACTCTAGTCATCCCCTTCCAGTTTTTGTATATACACGTCCAGTATTCACAGATGTCTATGAGGAATATCTCTCTGAG GATGACCTGGTAAATACCATTGGAGAATCTGCTGCGCTGGGTGCTTCTGGAATTGTGATCTGGGGTGATATGAATTTAACACAAAATAAG AACACCTGTAGAACTCTGGACAACTACCTCAGGAGGACCTTGACCCCATACCTCATCAATGTCACAATGGCAGCCAGAATATGTAGCCAAGTGCTATGCCAAGACTCTGGTGCTTGTGCACGGAAAAAATGGAATTCCAGTGACTATCTTCACTTGAACCCTGAGAATATTGCAATTCAAATGACAAAGGATGGAAAATACACTTTACAAGGGCAGCCATCATATCAGGATCTGCAAACATTCATAGAAAAATTTGATTGCCATTGTTAtgcagggcacagctgtgaaCCTAGAGCTGATATAAATGACATCCATTACCTCCACGCTTGCATTTCAGAAGATATTTGCATTCAGATATCCTCAAATTCACTTTCTAACATAGAAGCCTCTGAAGAAAAGATCCTGTCTAACAGAACTGCATTTTCATTTACCTCTGAGA GTTGTTGGTCATAA